A genome region from Setaria italica strain Yugu1 chromosome III, Setaria_italica_v2.0, whole genome shotgun sequence includes the following:
- the LOC101764431 gene encoding protein FAR1-RELATED SEQUENCE 5 has translation MEGERTEGDELIDDYVDCLMSLDTNARPGPSDGLILGAPVVEGAVGGGMEPDAMRDFASAEDPKEPVLGMTFESDEAAKAFYNEYARRLGFPFRVGRSRRSKGTEEVVVMKRFVCSREGMYKKKHKSPDEATRKRERMSMREGCNAMMEVVRESDHWVVSKLEKAHNHDLGTCSTNVGYLRARGLLGSSDKVTMVGPDEMAFLRQNVLGEGGDAQGLIDYLKKTQANDPAFSHAIQVDKNGCVVNVFWADSRAKAAYRHFGDAVTFDTSYKKNKYMMPFVTFSGVNHHLQPVIFGCALLMEETEFSFVWLFETWLAAMGGKAPCSLVTDQNRAMKAAIGKVFPNSYHRFCKWNILSRTKQKLTHVYTEHPTLRDELESCILESETIATFETAWMSIIDKYDLRKNSWLQAIYNIRQKWVPLYLMDTFFAEVSPAWKLETMNDFYKKYFNTKTTLEVFLNQFNLSMASQYDDEAKADMDTYVNKATTKTASLIEKQAASTYTKAVFSKFQEEFTESLGFVIQKIEDGSISKYSITKDEDPSETFYVTYSASNKMANCSCKYFEFSGILCRHILGVYIIVDPRTLPPDYFLKRWTRKARDDNAVLEENNNYHDEDPSQSITSRYNVLCVDAIKCAEKGAGSEAVYKAAKDILQKAYEEIIAYERNPGRGSQRDDININEDVTIDDTMNDQSMPDSGRKVTNLLGQFLDSSWSPV, from the exons ATGGAGGGAGAACGGACCGAAGGTGATGAGCTGATTGACGATTATGTCGATTGCCTCATGTCTCTGGATACCAACGCTCGGCCCGGCCCGAGCGATGGCCTCATTCTCGGTGCCCCTGTTGTGGAAGGGGCGGTTGGAGGCGGAATGGAGCCGGATGCCATGAGAGATTTTGCTTCAGCTGAGGACCCCAAGGAGCCTGTGCTCGGGATGACATTCGAGTCTGATGAGGCTGCAAAGGCGTTCTACAATGAGTACGCAAGGCGGCTTGGTTTCCCCTTCCGTGTCGGCAGGTCTCGGCGCTCCAAGGGTACAGAGGAGGTAGTCGTCATGAAGAGGTTTGTTTGCTCCAGGGAAGGGATGTACAAGAAGAAACACAAGTCACCGGATGAGGCTACAAGGAAGCGTGAGAGGATGTCGATGCGGGAAGGTTGCAATGCTATGATGGAGGTGGTTAGGGAGTCGGATCATTGGGTTGTCTCCAAGCTTGAGAAGGCTCACAATCATGACCTGGGCACTTGTAGTACCAACGTTGGTTATCTTCGTGCTAGAGGTCTGCTTGGTAGCTCTGATAAGGTCACTATGGTGGGGCCTGACGAGATGGCATTTCTCAGGCAGAATGTTCTTGGGGAAGGAGGAGATGCTCAGGGCCTTATTGATTATCTCAAGAAGACACAAGCCAATGACCCCGCTTTCTCGCATGCCATACAGGTTGACAAGAATGGCTGCGTGGTGAATGTTTTCTGGGCTGATTCTAGGGCTAAAGCAGCTTATCGGCATTTTGGGGATGCTGTCACTTTCGACACTTCGTACAAGAAGAACAAGTATATGATGCCCTTTGTTACTTTCTCAGGAGTCAACCATCATCTGCAGCCTGTTATTTTTGGATGTGCATTGCTTATGGAGGAGACTGAGTTCTCGTTTGTTTGGCTATTTGAAACATGGCTAGCAGCAATGGGAGGGAAGGCGCCGTGTTCATTAGTCACTGACCAAAACAGGGCCATGAAGGCTGCAATTGGGAAGGTTTTTCCAAATTCATATCACCGTTTCTGTAAGTGGAATATTTTGAGTAGGACCAAACAAAAGCTGACCCATGTATACACAGAGCATCCAACCCTAAGAGATGAGCTTGAAAGCTGTATTCTTGAGTCTGAAACTATTGCCACATTTGAAACAGCTTGGATGTCAATCATTGATAAATATGACTTGAGAAAGAATTCATGGCTTCAAGCAATCTACAACATCCGCCAAAAGTGGGTTCCTTTGTACTTGATGGATACATTCTTTGCAGAAGTTTCCCCAGCATGGAAATTGGAAACCATGAATGATTTCTACAAGAAATATTTTAATACAAAAACAACACTGGAAGTTTTTCTGAATCAGTTCAACTTGAGCATGGCAAGCCAATACGATGATGAAGCAAAAGCTGATATGGACACCTACGTAAATAAGGCAACTACAAAAACTGCATCCCTAATAGAAAAACAGGCGGCAAGCACTTATACCAAAGCAGTCTTCAGTAAATTTCAGGAGGAATTCACAGAGTCTCTGGGGTTTGTCATTCAGAAAATTGAAGATGGTTCTATAAGCAAATACAGCATCACAAAAGATGAAGATCCATCCGAAACATTCTATGTGACTTATAGTGCTTCGAATAAGATGGCAAACTGTAGTTGCAAATACTTTGAGTTCTCAGGTATTTTGTGCCGTCATATTCTTGGAGTATACATAATAGTCGATCCGCGTACACTACCTCCTGATTACTTTTTGAAAAGATGGACAAGGAAAGCCAGAGATGATAATGCTGTGTTAGAAGAAAACAACAATTATCATGATGAGGATCCTTCTCAGTCCATTACTAGCCGTTACAATGTCCTATGTGTTGATGCCATTAAATGTGCTGAGAAAGGAGCTGGATCAGAAGCAGTCTACAAAGCAGCAAAAGATATCTTACAGAAGGCGTATGAAGAGATTATTGCTTATGAAAGAAATCCTGGTCGGGGTTCCCAAAGGGACGACATAAACATCAATGAGGATGTCACAATAGATGACACGATGAATGATCAATCTATGCCAGATTCTGGACGGAAG GTGACTAATCTACTAGGCCAGTTTCTTGATTCCTCTTGGTCTCCAGTCTGA